The following coding sequences are from one Anguilla anguilla isolate fAngAng1 chromosome 12, fAngAng1.pri, whole genome shotgun sequence window:
- the LOC118210275 gene encoding olfactory receptor 2G3-like isoform X1, whose translation MGNSTEILFFLQGLSDTVSSKRTYFILILLVYLFTLLANLTLIVTIILEKTLHEPMLVFLCNLCVNGILGASILYPKILVDLLSDLSVTSYEACLGQIVVLYSYTNCEYTTLAMMAYDRYIAICKPLNYHSIITPQKVMKLLLFTWLSSICESVVVVGLIARLPLCGFKIEKIYCTAWAVVKLSCVDTSINNIVGYTFIVFNISLAVLVVISYVYIVRACVRSPKERSKFMQTCLPHLIALTNFFIALGFDLMYTRYGPTDRLQALRNFMSLDYLIVPPLLNPLIYGLRLNQIRRKIFRMCSQKTRALK comes from the exons ATGGGGAATTCAactgaaatactgttttttCTACAAGGACTGAGTGACACAGTGTCAAGCAAGCGTACATACTTTATCCTCATTCTTCTTGTTTACCTTTTTACTCTTTTAGCGAACCTGACTTTGATTGTGACAATTATTTTGGAGAAAACTCTCCATGAGCCCATGCTTGTATTCCTGTGtaatttgtgtgtaaatggtaTACTTGGTGCCTCAATATTATATCCTAAAATATTAGTGGACCTTTTATCTGACTTAAGTGTTACTTCGTATGAAGCTTGTTTGGGTCAAATTGTTGTATTATACAGCTACACAAACTGCGAATATACCACGTTAGCAATGATGGCTTATGACAGGTATATCGCGATATGTAAGCCACTCAATTACCACTCTATCATCACGCCTCAGAAGGTGATGAAATTACTGTTATTTACCTGGCTTTCATCCATCTGTGAATCAGTTGTTGTGGTGGGCCTGATAGCCAGACTGCCCCTCTGTGGATTCAAAATCGAAAAGATTTACTGCACAGCCTGGGCCGTCGTAAAGCTGTCGTGTGTGGACACCTCTATCAACAACATAGTTGGGTACACTTTCATAGTTTTTAACATTTCACTAGCAGTGCTGGTCGTGATTTCCTATGTTTATATCGTCAGAGCATGTGTGCGATCGCCGAAAGAACGGAGTAAATTCATGCAGACCTGTTTGCCCCATTTAATCGCACTGACTAATTTCTTCATCGCATTGGGTTTTGACCTCATGTACACGCGCTATGGTCCCACCGACCGTCTGCAGGCTCTCCGCAATTTCATGTCCCTGGACTACCTCATTGTTCCACCGCTCCTAAATCCCCTAATCTATGGCCTGAGACTGAACCAGATCCGCCGGAAAATCTTTAGAATGTGCAGCCAGAAAACAcgt GCTCTAAAGTGA
- the LOC118210275 gene encoding olfactory receptor 2G3-like isoform X2, with the protein MGNSTEILFFLQGLSDTVSSKRTYFILILLVYLFTLLANLTLIVTIILEKTLHEPMLVFLCNLCVNGILGASILYPKILVDLLSDLSVTSYEACLGQIVVLYSYTNCEYTTLAMMAYDRYIAICKPLNYHSIITPQKVMKLLLFTWLSSICESVVVVGLIARLPLCGFKIEKIYCTAWAVVKLSCVDTSINNIVGYTFIVFNISLAVLVVISYVYIVRACVRSPKERSKFMQTCLPHLIALTNFFIALGFDLMYTRYGPTDRLQALRNFMSLDYLIVPPLLNPLIYGLRLNQIRRKIFRMCSQKTRALK; encoded by the exons ATGGGGAATTCAactgaaatactgttttttCTACAAGGACTGAGTGACACAGTGTCAAGCAAGCGTACATACTTTATCCTCATTCTTCTTGTTTACCTTTTTACTCTTTTAGCGAACCTGACTTTGATTGTGACAATTATTTTGGAGAAAACTCTCCATGAGCCCATGCTTGTATTCCTGTGtaatttgtgtgtaaatggtaTACTTGGTGCCTCAATATTATATCCTAAAATATTAGTGGACCTTTTATCTGACTTAAGTGTTACTTCGTATGAAGCTTGTTTGGGTCAAATTGTTGTATTATACAGCTACACAAACTGCGAATATACCACGTTAGCAATGATGGCTTATGACAGGTATATCGCGATATGTAAGCCACTCAATTACCACTCTATCATCACGCCTCAGAAGGTGATGAAATTACTGTTATTTACCTGGCTTTCATCCATCTGTGAATCAGTTGTTGTGGTGGGCCTGATAGCCAGACTGCCCCTCTGTGGATTCAAAATCGAAAAGATTTACTGCACAGCCTGGGCCGTCGTAAAGCTGTCGTGTGTGGACACCTCTATCAACAACATAGTTGGGTACACTTTCATAGTTTTTAACATTTCACTAGCAGTGCTGGTCGTGATTTCCTATGTTTATATCGTCAGAGCATGTGTGCGATCGCCGAAAGAACGGAGTAAATTCATGCAGACCTGTTTGCCCCATTTAATCGCACTGACTAATTTCTTCATCGCATTGGGTTTTGACCTCATGTACACGCGCTATGGTCCCACCGACCGTCTGCAGGCTCTCCGCAATTTCATGTCCCTGGACTACCTCATTGTTCCACCGCTCCTAAATCCCCTAATCTATGGCCTGAGACTGAACCAGATCCGCCGGAAAATCTTTAGAATGTGCAGCCAGAAA aCACGTGCTCTAAAGTGA